In Lujinxingia sediminis, a single genomic region encodes these proteins:
- a CDS encoding HugZ family protein, with translation MTREKESGRLEELAVEARDVLRGARHGVLATLSAEKGFPYASVVDVAGLEGGDLLLLLSDLAEHTRNLRADSRASLVVAASEGEGELLERGRASFQGKVEAVGGGEIDDLRARYLEVHPQAKGYVGFADFHFFRLRVERVRFIAGFGRMGWVEGALWRQISASTAG, from the coding sequence ATGACGAGAGAAAAGGAGTCGGGAAGGCTGGAAGAGCTGGCCGTGGAGGCCCGAGATGTGCTGCGTGGCGCGCGTCACGGCGTGCTTGCGACGTTGAGCGCAGAGAAGGGGTTTCCCTACGCGTCGGTGGTGGATGTGGCCGGGCTTGAGGGCGGTGACCTACTCTTGTTATTGAGCGATCTGGCCGAGCATACACGCAACCTGCGCGCGGACAGTCGGGCCTCCCTGGTTGTGGCCGCGAGCGAGGGGGAGGGCGAACTTCTGGAGCGCGGTCGTGCCAGTTTTCAGGGGAAGGTCGAGGCCGTGGGGGGCGGAGAGATTGACGACCTCCGTGCGCGCTATCTGGAGGTGCATCCGCAGGCGAAAGGCTATGTGGGGTTTGCCGACTTTCATTTCTTCAGGTTGCGCGTAGAGCGCGTGCGCTTCATTGCGGGGTTCGGGCGGATGGGGTGGGTTGAGGGCGCTTTATGGCGTCAGATCAGCGCATCGACAGCGGGTTGA
- a CDS encoding 1,4-dihydroxy-2-naphthoyl-CoA synthase, which yields MISDIFDPDAWAPVEGFDFQDITYHRALDQGTVRVAFNRPEIRNAFRPQTVDELFTALEHARQSADVGCVLITGNGPSPKDGGWAFCSGGDQAVRGKDGYQYAGRELADDPVARARLGRLHILEVQRLIRFMPKVVIAVVPGWAVGGGHSLHVVCDMTIASKEHALFKQTDPDVASFDGGYGSALLARQIGQKRAREIFFLGLNYSADEAFQMGMVNEVVPHADLEKRALEYGKLINSKSPTAMRMLKYAFNLPDEGLVGQQLFAGEATRLAYGTEEAQEGRDAFLEKRPQDYSKFPWHF from the coding sequence ATGATCTCCGACATCTTCGATCCCGACGCATGGGCCCCCGTAGAGGGCTTTGATTTTCAGGACATCACCTACCACCGCGCCCTCGACCAGGGCACGGTGCGTGTGGCCTTCAACCGACCGGAGATCCGCAACGCATTTCGGCCCCAGACCGTCGATGAACTCTTTACTGCCCTCGAACACGCCCGTCAGTCGGCCGATGTTGGCTGCGTGCTCATCACCGGAAACGGTCCCTCGCCAAAAGACGGCGGCTGGGCGTTTTGCTCCGGCGGCGATCAGGCCGTACGCGGCAAAGATGGCTACCAGTACGCCGGCCGCGAACTCGCCGATGACCCCGTCGCCCGCGCAAGATTGGGGCGTCTGCATATCCTGGAAGTGCAGCGTCTGATTCGCTTCATGCCCAAAGTCGTCATCGCTGTGGTGCCCGGCTGGGCGGTCGGCGGCGGCCACAGCCTGCATGTCGTCTGCGACATGACCATCGCCAGCAAAGAGCACGCCCTTTTCAAGCAGACCGACCCGGACGTCGCCAGCTTCGACGGTGGTTACGGCTCCGCACTCCTTGCGCGCCAGATCGGCCAGAAGCGCGCTCGTGAGATCTTCTTCCTCGGCCTCAACTACAGCGCCGATGAAGCCTTCCAGATGGGCATGGTCAACGAAGTCGTGCCCCATGCCGACCTGGAAAAACGCGCCCTGGAGTACGGAAAGCTCATCAACTCCAAGAGCCCCACTGCCATGCGCATGCTCAAGTACGCCTTCAACCTCCCCGACGAAGGCCTCGTCGGACAGCAGCTCTTCGCCGGCGAAGCCACCCGACTCGCCTACGGCACCGAAGAGGCGCAGGAGGGACGAGATGCGTTTTTGGAGAAGCGTCCCCAGGATTATTCGAAGTTTCCCTGGCACTTCTGA
- a CDS encoding ChaB family protein, with product MPYQRNADLPKNVRDNLPKHGQEIYRKAFNSASEQHDEEKRAHKVAWSAVKTTYKKSEGEWKRKD from the coding sequence ATGCCCTACCAGCGAAACGCAGACCTTCCCAAAAACGTGCGCGATAACCTCCCGAAGCATGGGCAGGAGATTTATCGAAAGGCCTTTAACAGCGCCAGCGAGCAGCACGACGAGGAGAAGCGCGCCCATAAGGTGGCGTGGTCGGCGGTGAAGACGACCTACAAGAAGTCGGAGGGGGAGTGGAAGCGAAAGGACTGA
- a CDS encoding PPC domain-containing protein — protein sequence MVLAAGKILTATVNNLADATNDMALYLISDCGDERASCRAGPDLPGEGAESVTFTATEAGAYLRPGDGFLDGRRHGSVQDLGDGELKVVPSPAA from the coding sequence GTGGTGCTGGCTGCCGGCAAAATTCTCACCGCGACAGTGAACAACCTCGCCGACGCCACTAACGACATGGCCCTCTACCTCATCAGCGATTGTGGTGATGAGCGCGCCTCCTGCCGGGCCGGCCCCGACCTGCCCGGCGAAGGCGCGGAGAGCGTGACGTTCACGGCCACCGAAGCCGGCGCTTACCTACGACCTGGTGACGGATTTCTGGACGGAAGGCGTCACGGGTCAGTTCAAGATCTCGGCGACGGTGAACTGAAGGTGGTGCCCTCCCCCGCCGCATGA
- a CDS encoding polymorphic toxin type 28 domain-containing protein: protein MSSPRGSPGVLVHNQCFPLSDRYSADNYLDKLDRSHLEAVARESRGEVVARRPDGQPFDHIQEVADARQGIGNTIRDVNARLACPGTSVDERAALEVALSRASSIRDNVDNYLRNSGALNSVLEKTR, encoded by the coding sequence GTGAGCTCGCCGCGGGGAAGTCCCGGGGTGTTGGTGCATAATCAGTGTTTTCCACTTTCAGACCGTTATTCTGCAGACAACTATCTTGACAAACTAGACCGTTCGCATTTGGAGGCGGTAGCCCGTGAGTCACGTGGGGAGGTTGTGGCACGTCGGCCTGACGGTCAACCATTCGATCACATTCAGGAAGTTGCCGACGCTCGACAAGGTATTGGAAATACGATTAGGGATGTTAACGCTAGATTAGCATGTCCGGGGACTAGCGTTGACGAGCGTGCAGCGCTTGAGGTTGCATTATCTCGAGCCAGTTCTATTCGCGATAATGTGGATAACTATTTGCGCAATTCAGGCGCGTTAAATTCAGTGCTTGAAAAAACGAGATAA
- a CDS encoding Hint domain-containing protein → MSPEHETAGLTDLRVAHASTAGTSETNTISGTPEHPFFVPARGEYVAMGELEAGTVLRTTDGSLARVVGSERRQGSFEVFNFEVEGAHNYYVSSSRGRPGVLVHNTCTFTPRNSRTGVATGLRDTTLNGRNCSVSSVHAWDRGHKSGIMPSSTGVSQNSLESAIVQELDSFVEAGGWAQAPRILIAPLMLMEIHSAIELCLWPMARLGLLRIGWIRSCI, encoded by the coding sequence ATTTCCCCTGAACACGAGACCGCTGGGCTTACCGACCTCCGAGTTGCTCACGCCTCCACCGCCGGCACTTCCGAAACCAACACCATCTCGGGCACCCCCGAGCATCCCTTCTTCGTGCCGGCGCGCGGCGAGTATGTGGCGATGGGGGAGCTGGAGGCCGGGACGGTGCTGCGCACCACCGACGGCAGCCTGGCCCGCGTGGTGGGTTCGGAGCGGCGCCAGGGCAGCTTCGAGGTTTTTAATTTTGAGGTCGAGGGTGCCCACAACTACTATGTGAGCTCGTCGCGGGGACGTCCCGGGGTGTTGGTGCATAATACGTGCACTTTTACACCTCGAAATTCGCGAACCGGTGTTGCTACTGGTCTTCGCGATACTACACTGAACGGTCGGAATTGCTCAGTAAGTTCTGTTCATGCGTGGGATCGCGGGCACAAATCAGGGATAATGCCATCATCGACTGGTGTTTCACAAAACAGTTTGGAGTCGGCGATCGTGCAAGAACTGGATTCTTTTGTGGAAGCAGGTGGGTGGGCCCAAGCCCCACGAATTTTGATCGCACCATTAATGTTGATGGAAATCCATTCGGCTATAGAACTGTGTCTTTGGCCAATGGCGAGACTCGGGTTGTTACGCATTGGGTGGATCCGTAGTTGCATTTAG
- a CDS encoding TPM domain-containing protein translates to MRTLSSWLLFAFALIWAAPAHATTILDVPNPRDSGAWVTDLADVLSDADEETINVAIDAIEEETGVEIALVTVDQVTAPSTKDFTTGLFNLWGVGKSDANNGLLIVLVMGERRLEMETGYGLESVLTDGWLATMQAEKMVPHFKQENFGPGLVSGVNAVIERLRAYAEELPQTAGEARPKSTLVRLADSNSDGATRSEEDPPTSGAWCCCGILVLLLVWSIGRRKRATRCPHCETRLVPMPDSKVETILTNAQRLERAIGSRRFTFLECPGCQHSKVIYQDLRNFNTCPQCDRRTLEIRVETLVTATTSSPGRRRLFENCLNCNHKSHHDETTPRVPKTTSSTSRTVIIRDDDDDDDDRGGFFSSSSSSSSSSWSDSNSSSSDSSSWSAGNSSSSGSSSGSSRRKKSSGSFGGGKSGGGGAGSSW, encoded by the coding sequence ATGCGTACACTCTCCTCATGGCTCCTTTTCGCCTTCGCCCTCATATGGGCTGCCCCTGCCCATGCCACGACGATCCTCGACGTCCCTAATCCCCGGGACAGCGGAGCCTGGGTCACAGACCTGGCTGACGTATTGAGCGACGCGGACGAAGAGACCATCAACGTCGCCATCGACGCGATCGAGGAAGAGACCGGCGTCGAGATCGCGCTCGTGACCGTCGATCAGGTCACAGCGCCCTCCACCAAAGACTTCACCACCGGCCTCTTTAACCTGTGGGGCGTGGGGAAATCTGACGCCAATAACGGCCTGCTCATCGTGTTAGTCATGGGCGAGCGACGCCTGGAGATGGAGACGGGCTACGGGCTGGAGTCCGTACTCACCGACGGCTGGCTCGCCACCATGCAGGCCGAGAAGATGGTGCCGCACTTCAAGCAGGAGAACTTCGGCCCGGGACTTGTAAGCGGCGTCAACGCAGTCATCGAACGGCTGCGCGCTTACGCCGAGGAACTTCCTCAAACAGCGGGCGAGGCGCGCCCGAAGTCCACCCTGGTCAGGCTTGCGGACAGCAACTCCGACGGCGCAACGAGAAGCGAAGAGGATCCGCCCACATCCGGCGCCTGGTGCTGTTGCGGGATACTCGTTCTACTTCTCGTGTGGTCCATCGGGCGCCGAAAACGCGCGACACGATGCCCGCACTGCGAGACCAGGCTCGTGCCAATGCCCGACAGCAAGGTCGAAACGATACTCACCAATGCCCAGCGCCTTGAGCGCGCCATCGGATCGCGCCGCTTCACCTTTTTGGAGTGTCCGGGGTGCCAGCACTCCAAAGTCATCTACCAGGACCTGCGCAACTTCAACACCTGCCCGCAATGTGATCGCCGAACGCTCGAGATACGCGTCGAGACCCTCGTCACCGCCACAACCTCCTCACCCGGACGCCGGCGACTCTTTGAAAATTGCCTTAACTGCAACCACAAGTCCCATCACGACGAGACGACTCCCCGCGTGCCTAAAACTACGTCCTCAACCTCCCGCACGGTCATCATCCGTGACGACGATGATGACGATGACGACCGCGGCGGCTTCTTTAGCTCTTCGTCTTCAAGCAGCAGCTCTTCATGGAGCGATAGCAACTCCTCCTCAAGTGACAGCTCATCGTGGAGCGCCGGAAACTCGTCCTCCAGCGGAAGTTCATCGGGCAGCAGCAGGCGCAAGAAGAGCTCGGGATCCTTCGGCGGCGGCAAGTCCGGAGGCGGCGGAGCCGGCTCCAGCTGGTAG
- a CDS encoding IS4 family transposase — protein sequence MKPTTMMADLTLSDELQDVDLGDKRRNERFVKIAGRLAAQPDKSVPDAMENHAEVEAYYRLMSNDAAEHQTLLEPHFEKTSRRSEASQIVLVAHDTTEFAYAIHDEPSRENLARLRANQQGFLWHASLAVSADGTRAPLGLVASRPYVHASQIKDQETLDFWRAQNGLLDNEQTRWLDAVEASEARLEDVDEVIHVMDREGDDFNTLFPMVFSGYGFVVRMTGDRSVSTGPKRSEKAPLEAVLEEVEWSKSIRTVELSARPKRKASKSHRARRFRSARLKIRATRVELRRPDNLPAANSPARFGVNVVEVSEIRAPKGEDPVRWLLVTDRPIDTDEDCWQIVDWYRARWQIEEYFKALKTGAAYSKLQHRSAQTLLAALSVKAMVAWNLLVIRYLGRNHEDVEASGWITSAQLAILRMKRPKIMKRKATAGRIMAAVASLGGHIKNNGPAGWQVLGRGWAQLLELEQGFLIARQMMDEM from the coding sequence ATGAAACCGACCACGATGATGGCAGATCTGACGTTGAGCGATGAACTCCAGGACGTAGATCTGGGCGATAAACGGCGCAACGAGCGTTTTGTTAAAATCGCCGGACGACTGGCCGCGCAGCCCGATAAATCGGTTCCTGATGCGATGGAAAATCACGCTGAGGTTGAGGCGTACTATCGCCTGATGAGCAACGATGCGGCCGAGCACCAAACCCTTCTTGAGCCGCATTTTGAAAAGACTTCGCGGCGCAGCGAGGCGTCGCAAATCGTGCTGGTCGCACACGATACCACCGAGTTTGCGTATGCCATTCACGACGAGCCATCTCGGGAGAATCTTGCGCGCCTGCGGGCGAATCAGCAGGGCTTTCTCTGGCACGCTTCGCTGGCGGTGAGCGCCGATGGAACCCGCGCGCCGCTTGGCCTTGTGGCCAGTCGCCCCTACGTGCACGCCTCGCAAATTAAAGACCAGGAGACGCTTGATTTCTGGCGCGCGCAGAACGGTCTTCTGGATAATGAACAGACCCGATGGCTTGACGCCGTCGAGGCCTCCGAGGCCCGTCTCGAAGACGTCGACGAGGTGATTCACGTCATGGATCGCGAGGGCGATGACTTCAACACGCTCTTTCCGATGGTGTTCTCCGGCTACGGTTTTGTGGTGCGTATGACTGGCGATCGCAGCGTCTCCACCGGCCCAAAACGCAGCGAGAAAGCGCCGCTTGAGGCGGTTCTCGAGGAGGTCGAATGGTCGAAATCGATCCGCACCGTAGAGCTCTCCGCCCGGCCCAAACGCAAGGCCAGCAAGTCGCACCGCGCGCGTCGTTTCCGCAGCGCTCGTCTCAAGATCCGCGCCACCCGGGTGGAGCTTCGTCGCCCCGACAATCTGCCAGCGGCCAACTCTCCCGCGCGCTTCGGTGTGAACGTCGTCGAGGTCAGCGAGATCCGCGCACCTAAAGGCGAAGATCCGGTGCGCTGGCTGCTCGTCACCGACCGCCCGATCGACACCGACGAGGACTGCTGGCAAATCGTCGATTGGTACCGCGCCCGCTGGCAGATTGAGGAGTATTTTAAAGCACTTAAGACCGGCGCGGCCTACTCCAAGTTGCAGCATCGAAGCGCTCAAACGCTGCTTGCCGCGTTGAGCGTCAAGGCGATGGTCGCCTGGAATCTTCTCGTGATCCGCTACCTCGGCCGCAACCACGAAGACGTCGAAGCCAGCGGCTGGATCACCTCCGCACAGCTTGCGATTTTGAGGATGAAACGCCCCAAGATCATGAAGCGAAAAGCCACCGCCGGACGCATCATGGCGGCGGTTGCCTCGCTTGGCGGCCACATCAAAAACAATGGCCCTGCGGGCTGGCAGGTGCTGGGCCGAGGCTGGGCTCAACTGCTGGAGTTGGAGCAGGGATTTTTGATCGCGAGGCAGATGATGGATGAGATGTGA
- a CDS encoding IS3 family transposase has translation MERHPAVSERRLCGLLALNRSTVWRQKKGVSRRVVNLEKEREKRELVERMQELVKTYPTWGYRRIWAWLRFRDLLCINKKRVERLMCENGWQARCIVNTPRPGVTQSISQASQPDERWAMDATSLYCEQDGWIGVMAVIDCCTREIVGIDVARRGRAVEAQRALESACLKRFGLIYPNGESRPVLRSDNGKVFTSKSFTGSCKQYGLTQEFITPYTPQQNGLIERFFRSLKDECIWMTNFKTFAQAQKAIESWVEFYNTQRPHQALGYKSPAEYGAQFGELVA, from the coding sequence ATGGAACGTCACCCGGCCGTGAGCGAGCGCAGGTTGTGCGGACTTTTGGCGCTGAACCGCTCGACGGTCTGGCGGCAGAAAAAGGGTGTGAGCCGCCGGGTCGTCAATCTTGAGAAGGAGCGCGAGAAGCGGGAGCTCGTGGAGCGTATGCAGGAGCTCGTCAAAACGTACCCGACCTGGGGCTACCGCCGAATCTGGGCGTGGCTGCGTTTTCGAGACCTGCTTTGCATCAACAAAAAACGCGTGGAACGCCTGATGTGCGAGAATGGCTGGCAGGCCCGCTGCATCGTAAATACGCCTCGCCCGGGTGTGACTCAGTCCATCTCTCAGGCCTCACAACCTGACGAACGCTGGGCGATGGACGCAACGAGTTTGTATTGCGAGCAGGACGGCTGGATTGGCGTAATGGCCGTGATTGACTGCTGCACCCGCGAGATTGTTGGCATCGACGTCGCTCGCCGAGGTCGTGCCGTAGAGGCGCAGCGAGCCCTGGAGAGCGCCTGTTTAAAGCGTTTTGGCCTAATTTACCCGAACGGTGAGTCGCGGCCGGTGCTGCGCAGCGACAATGGCAAGGTCTTCACGTCGAAGTCGTTTACTGGAAGTTGCAAGCAGTATGGCCTGACTCAGGAGTTCATCACGCCGTATACGCCGCAGCAGAACGGGCTGATTGAGCGTTTCTTCCGTTCGCTGAAAGACGAGTGCATCTGGATGACTAACTTCAAGACCTTTGCGCAGGCACAAAAGGCGATTGAAAGCTGGGTCGAGTTCTACAACACCCAGCGCCCCCACCAGGCGCTCGGGTATAAATCACCGGCTGAGTATGGTGCTCAGTTTGGCGAGTTGGTGGCTTGA
- a CDS encoding metallophosphoesterase, whose translation MPLTRRTFLKQLGTLALATGTVGAADLLCVEPGWLEVTGHRVRVPNLARHLHGYRVVQVSDVHMARFGELHEAMLQAIDRFDPNLIALTGDIIERDSNLEDFDTLCDHLMRTGRRVVATLGNWEHRAKFGVEAIAQMYRRHRIELYVNEHLTLPEGVVLACTDDSSFGQGDILKTCRNLPDGALRLLLTHAPGILEPYPLGAPRFDLTLAGHTHGGQVRMFGIAPVRPPGSGRFVSGTYQTEAGLTYVSRGIGLSTLPIRLGCRPELACFEFVEA comes from the coding sequence ATGCCGCTCACTCGTCGCACCTTCCTCAAACAACTCGGTACGCTGGCGCTCGCGACCGGCACTGTAGGCGCAGCCGATCTTCTATGCGTCGAGCCCGGCTGGCTGGAGGTCACCGGCCACCGCGTGCGCGTACCCAACCTCGCCAGGCACCTGCACGGCTACCGCGTCGTGCAGGTGAGCGACGTCCATATGGCGCGATTCGGGGAGCTGCACGAGGCGATGCTCCAGGCCATCGACCGCTTCGACCCCAATCTCATCGCGCTCACAGGTGACATCATTGAGCGCGACAGCAACCTCGAAGATTTCGACACCCTCTGCGACCATCTCATGCGTACGGGTCGCCGCGTGGTGGCCACACTCGGAAACTGGGAGCATCGGGCGAAGTTCGGGGTGGAGGCGATCGCACAGATGTACCGGCGACATCGCATCGAGCTCTACGTCAACGAGCACCTCACCCTTCCCGAGGGCGTCGTGCTCGCCTGCACCGATGACTCGAGCTTTGGTCAGGGCGACATCCTCAAAACCTGCCGAAACCTGCCCGACGGCGCGCTTCGCCTCCTCCTTACCCACGCCCCGGGCATTCTGGAGCCCTACCCTTTGGGTGCGCCGCGATTTGACCTGACGCTTGCCGGCCACACCCACGGCGGCCAGGTGCGTATGTTTGGCATCGCTCCGGTGCGCCCGCCCGGAAGCGGACGCTTTGTCAGCGGCACCTACCAGACTGAGGCTGGTCTGACCTACGTCAGCCGCGGTATCGGCCTGAGCACCCTGCCGATTCGCCTGGGCTGCCGCCCCGAGCTCGCGTGTTTTGAGTTCGTCGAAGCCTGA